The Telopea speciosissima isolate NSW1024214 ecotype Mountain lineage chromosome 11, Tspe_v1, whole genome shotgun sequence genome includes the window aatggtgctaccaaggttctacacgccaatcccagatgcccccaaactcctcagcacatatttagggtttcataaaccctaactcccaAACGtaagtgagagaagcaagaagaagaagagagatcacaagagggagagagagaaaccaaaaatgtaggagagagagtgtctgctccaaaaatgtggagagctccCTCTtttgcgttttatggtcccctatttataataatagggtttaattaaatcctagatagatttaatagagccctagtgagagtccgactctctctctctcagtctggcagttctgtttaaactcaaagtgctacacaggtgaagaagccgaatctaatagggaaagtattaattagattctttatttaattattaatggataattacaattagcaccaaatgcattaattaaataaagagccaattaaataagcaaattccaaataactccttatatgataacaatttatcatatgcaacccccccactaatgaacaccatcattatggaatctagggcatgtacacatatactgccaaaccccaatccatagtacatgtccatataagagcgtctgtgcatccgatcgggtcccgcaaaactcgataaaacactttatttgaaataactataaataatgtaccattttatgtaaaataaattttgcaaaaccatttccaaaacggtactggatccagattctgatccgaccatgcacagacaatctctatcttggtgttccccaatcgggcagtggtgaccgtgttggataactccttcactctcAAAGTATTCACGctttcccagaacatcggctttgactaggttgagtctcagtcattgatgaaccaaagaatgcgatcacactttacagtgacagggttccctcaggtacagggtgtcggtgacacatgtctatcccttcctacatctggcagtaatacttGAGGGAACCGACAAAGTAGAGTCTTccccaatgcacacatcaaacatgtgagcactcgcattcgtaccctgacatcacatgtctaggcatacccaatgcgacgaccatatgataagggtgcccagcccaaaccctagtcgtgactaccattttaagtataacttacggacacataatgctcaaaaagtttatatcgcatgtgacaatattaaactaaaatgtataaatgttcaatacaaaggtgaaccgggtttgatggacacacacttgtccaacacatgaTTGTTTTCTGTTTCTCTAAGAGTCATAGTTTGTTTGACTCTGTTTTTTGATTCCTCCACTAACTCTGAATGTTAGTCTTAGGGAGATAGAGGTCTGGTTTTAGTTTCTTGGCCTTTCATTATCTGAACTAGTTTGTTTCCTTGTATGATCAATCATGTTAATTTTATTCAGGGGAATTATTAAATTCTTGGTATTACTTATGCAGTTTTTACAAATTTctttagatatcataaatgagTCTTGTTCTTAATCCTTTGAGAAGACTGTTTAACCACTcaactttcatttttttcattgattTATCCCAAAAACTTGTTCACTCTGGTTGTTTTCACTTATgttcatatttcttttttcagTTCATTCTGGTTGTTTTCACTTATgttcatatttctttttttcaattctttctttctttcttctcaaacaTCTAGGAATCATACATGTAAGgattaattttattaaattgAGGAAACTTATTATGGTGCAGGATGAGAGGCAAGTATCTCCACCACCGCATCCACTACTGCATTCCGAGAGCATTTGTCCTAGTAGTACTACTGCTGGAGCTGCCTCTCATGGAATTGAAGTGGATATAGAGTTTAAGGCAGTTGAACACCCAATTGAGCCTCTGGACAATGATCAACCAGTAAAATGCCCCTTACCAGAACCTTCCATTCTCAATGTAAGTTTGAATTGTTTTACTAAATTCTTTGATgtttcttaaaattttcttttcttattgatagTAACTTGGAATTTCACTAATTATACTGTAAAATTAAGAATGAAAGTCACTGGTTTTGGATATATATTCTCCCTCTTATCTAGTA containing:
- the LOC122644981 gene encoding uncharacterized protein LOC122644981; this encodes MVQDERQVSPPPHPLLHSESICPSSTTAGAASHGIEVDIEFKAVEHPIEPLDNDQPVKCPLPEPSILNDSRIWKEQKPANTQRRADLPVMKEGASLESEAGGTNQCPSSSN